A window of Balnearium lithotrophicum genomic DNA:
AAATAAGGGAAATCAGGGATAGGCTACTTGAAACAAAGGCGTTTATAGAGGCAGCAGTTGACTTTCCAGACGAGGAGATTGAAATCTTAGAGACCGGGAAAATAAAGGAGAAACTCTTTGAGGTAAAGGATGAAATAGAAAAACTTTTAAAGACTTACAGGGAAGGGAGGTTGATAAAGGAAGGAATAAAGGTTGCAATCGTTGGAAGGCCAAACGTTGGAAAGTCCTCTCTTCTAAATGCCATTTTGATGGAGGAAAGGGCAATCGTAACGGAAATCCCAGGAACGACGAGGGACGTTATAGAGGAAACTGTAACGTTCAAGGGACTTCCTCTACGCCTTGTGGATACTGCTGGAATAAGGGAGGCTGGTGATATAGTTGAAAAAATCGGCATAGAGAAAAGTATAGAAAAGCTAAAGGAAGCAGACGTTGTCCTCTTTGTAATTGACGGTTCAGCAGGATTCGTTGAGGACGACAGGAGAATTCTTAAACTGATTGAAAATAGGGATAACGTTATTCTTGTAATCAACAAGAAGGATGCAGGATTAAGGGTAAAGTGTGAGAAGCTTAGGAACCTTTTTAAACACTGTGTAGAAATCAGTGCTAAGAACCTTGATGGAATAGATGAGCTTGCAGAGAGGATAATGGAACTTGTAGTTTTGGAGCCTGAATCCATCTTGGATGGCAACGAAGTTGTTTTAACATCTGAAAGACACTACGAGCTTCTAAAGAGGGCAAAGGAGAGTTTGGACAAGGTTTTAACCTCAATAGATTCTGGTTATGAGTCTCCTGAGTTTCTCTCAATTGATATTGACGAGGCCTTGAAGTCCCTTGGAGAAATAGTAGGAGAAGTGACAACTGAAGACATGTATGATATTATATTTTCCCGATTTTGTATAGGAAAGTAAGAATGAAGGACGGAAAGGATAAGTTTCAGATAATCCTGATTAAGGATGAGCTTGCAAATTACCTAAGGCTTAGCATATCTAAAAAGGTTCTCCTTACCTTTGTTTCCATATTGAGTATAAGTTTTGTATTCTTTGCTTTTTATTCTGTTTACGCTTTTTTAAAACTTAAAAAGTACAACTCTGAAAAAAAAGTTCTTCTGTCAAACATTGAAAGTTTAGAAAGAAACTTGAATGAGGTTAAAAGGGAAAACAGTCAACTCCACGAAAAAGTCTCTATTCTTGAAAAGGAGAGGAGAGAAACAGTCCAAGAGTTAGCCAGGAGAATAGAGATAATAAACTCTCTAATGAAAAAAGTCGGACTAAACGTGAAGGAAAAAGGGGGAGAAGGAGGTCTTTCAATTCCCCTTTCCAAAATTTTTACAGAAGATGATGTTGATTTTGACAGCAGAGATGTTATCAAACAGATAGATAGCTTAATTAAAAGGTTTAACCACGTCCCTATAGGATATCCAACCTATGGAAGAATAACATCTCCCTACGGATTGAGGGTAAATCCTGTTACGGGAAAGTTAGAATTTCACTTAGGTGTTGATATAGCAAACTACTGGGGTACTCCAATAAGAACACCGGCAGATGGTAGAGTTATAAAGGCTGGTAAGTGCGGTTTAATGGGCAGGTGCATTGAAATTGACCATGGGAACGGAGTAAGGACCTACTTTGGCCACATGTCAAAACTTCTTGTTAGAAAAGGACAGTTTGTTAAGAAGGGAGAAATTATAGGTTTGATGGGAAGTACAGGTAGAAGTACAGGACCGCACCTTCACTATACTATTAAAGTCAACGGTAAGATTGTTAATCCTAAATTGTTCTTGGAGGCCGTAAGGAATGTTAGGAAAAAAGAAGGAAGGTGAGGCAGGAGAGGTTAAAAGTATTCTCTCTGAAGGTCTGAAGATTGAAGGAAACATAATTTCTGAGGGAAAAATTAGGATAGATGGAATTGTTGAAGGAGATGTAAAGGGCGATTTTGTTGTTTTAGGGGAAACTTCAAAAATAAGAGGAAATCTGAAGGTGAAAAACCTAATTTCAATGGGGGAAGTTGAGGGAAATATATTGGCTGAGTACGTTGAAATTAAGAAAAGTTCAAGAATAAAAGGGGATATAACTACTCAAAGTTTATCCGTTGAACCGGGAGCATCGATAGAGGGAAGCGTTAAGTCTGGAAACTTCGTTTCTTCATCAAGTGAAATAGAGGAGTAACCTACAACTTCCGAGACGATAATCGGTTTTTTCTCCAAGTATTCTATAAATTCTTCAACATTTATCTTCTCTTTAACAAAAATTGCCCTACCTCCAAATGGAAAGCCCTTAGGTTTTAGGTTGAAAATCCTAAAATACCCTACTTTAGGGATTGAGAAGTAACCAGTTGTATAGTCTGGGTCGTCAGATACGCAGAGCTCCCCCAAAACTCCTGGGTAGTTAAGGATTTTTGTAGTTAAAGTTAGGGCTTCTTTAAGGTTTTCTGTAAATCTGTCTCCAGCCGATTTCTTTAGCTTTCTCGTTGCCTCTTTAGAGATGTCCAAATAGGATGCCCTTACACCTCTCTCCCTGTCAGGTTCCAACCTCCTTCCCGAAGGTACTTCGACTATCATTGCTCCCCTCATGACCCTACCTGACGGAGAGGCTCCCCTAAGAATTAGGGAGTAGATGGACAGTCCTAAATTTTCAGGGATACATGCCCTTCTAAACAGTAAGGTTAATACTTCTTCTATCGGTAGCTCTGTCTTCAGTTCATAAATTGGAGGAGCTTTAAGGTATACCGGTTTTTCCTTTAGCTTTTCAACTTTTATGGAGATGAAGTCGGCCTCACCTCTACTGTGTTCTCTTGCTCTCCAGTAGAGCTCTCCAACTACCTCTTCAACTTGGTGTTCTGGGACTATTCTCTCAGCACCTGAAATGTGAATGCCTTCCTTAGAGCTCCTCATCTTTATGCTGAAGAGCTTCTCCATTTAGGACCACCTTCAAGGGATTTCTAAACCAGAGGTCGTTCTGTGGAAATGGAATTTCTACTCCGTTTTCCCTGAAAAGCTTGTTTATTCTCTCATGAAGTTTTGACTTAACATCAAAGGCTATATCCTTCCCTTCAACATAGTAGATGAGTTTAAAAATTAGGGCACTGTCACCAAACTGAGTGAAGTAAACCGATGGTGGTGGATTGTTCAAAACTCCGTCTATCTCTGATGCGGCCTTTAAGAGGAACTCCTTAACCTTATCAACATCGGATGTGTAGGAAACTCCAACCTCAACAAAATCCTTCACTTTAGGGTCTGGATAGAGTGAATTTTCTATGATTCCTTCTGTTAATTTTGAGTTTGGAACCGTTATAAGGTTGTTTCCAGAAATGGTTAAAATTCTCGTTGTCCTAAGTCCGATGTCGTAAACGTAACCTTCAACATCAATGTCTTTTATGTAAACCCTGTCTCCTATTCTAAACTGCCTGTCCGTAACAAGTAAAATTCCCGAAATAAAGTTCTTGACAGTATCCTGAGCTGCAAGACCTACAGCCAAGGAACCTACTCCCAACGATGCGACCAAGGAAGTAACGTTAAATCCTAACCTATCTAAGACGGCTATTAGAGCAATCAGGACGATGAAGACGTTAATAACCTTCGAAATCATCGAATAATAGGTATCCACCAAGGGGGCTTCATTTACGGCTACGCTCTTCCTTACTTTCTGGGAAAGTTTTTCCAGAATAAGGTCAACTAATTTGATAGAGATAAATGTTGCTATAGAAACGTACAGAATAAAGAAAATTAAGTTGAAAATTTTCATCAACTTAACAGGAACGGGAAGCTGTACAATGGCTAAATTCAAAAATAACATTGAAAAGAAGTAGGATATCCAGGAGGACAAACCTATAATTATCTTTTCCCCTTTTGTTACTTTCTTATCAATGAGAGCCAATCGAAGTAAAAATCTCTTTATTATTTTTTTTCCATACAGTGGAATCAAGGACAAAATTAAAAATAGGAAGAAAAACAAGTATTCAGGTTTTAACCATGGAACACTTGAAAGTAAATCTGAAAAGTTCTTCTGTATTAAAGAAAACACTCCAAAATCCTTCAAGTTGTTCCTCTACTTAATATCATCATTTGTTAGGATAATCGTAACGGGACCGTCGTTGATAAGGTGGACCTTCATATCTGCCCCAAAAATTCCCGTCTTAACAGGAACTTCCCTCCTCTTACACTCCTCAACAAAGAGGTTAAAGAACTCCTCAGCCCTTATCGGTTCCTCCGATGATTGAAAGCTTGGACGCCTTCCCTTTCTACAGTCTGCAGCCAACGTAAAGTTAGGAACAGCCAGAATCTCACCGTTAATATCCTTAACGGATAGGTTCATCTTTCCTAAGGAGTCCTCAAAAATTCTCAAGTTAACAACTTTATCTGCCATTTTCTCAACAAAGGACTTTAAATCCCCCTTTTCAAATCCCACTAAGACAACCAATCCCTGACCAATTTCAGAAACGGTCTCACCTCCTACAACAACCTTTCCCGATAGAACCCTCTGAATACAAGCCTTCATTTCCTACCCCTGAATCCATAAATGTTTTATTCCATCAACGATAAACTGAGAACCTAAAGCTCCAACAAACAGACCAAATATCCTAACGGTCACCCCAATCCCCGTTTTACCCAATCTCCTTGAGAACCAAGCCGAGTTCAGTATAAAAAAGTAAATTACGAAAACTGAAATTACAACAGCCAGAAAAAGCTGAAAAAGTCCAGATAGACTGTGAACCTCCTCCTTAAAGATTAGGAGAGCCGTAAAGGCTCCTGGACCGAACAGGATGGGAATGCCTATGGGAATAACAGAAATGTCGTCCTTTTCCGCTGTTGCACTCTCCTCTCTATCTGTGTGTTTTGTTTTAGGTGGATGGGCCTGAAGCATTTGAAATGCCATGTGAAGTAGAATGAGACCACCGAAAATCTTAATGCTGTAGATATTGACACCTAAGAGTTTTAAAAGTGTATCTCCTGCAATTATGGTAACAATAGAGGCTATGAGTACTGTTAGGGAGGATTTAAAGGCAATCTTCTTAACTTCCTTTGCTGAAGTTACAATCGTTGCAACGAGAATTGCAGCAAATATGGGGTCTATAATTGATACGAGGGATATGAGAAACTTTAAAAATGCCAACTCTTCCTCCAGAGGAAGTCGGCAAGTGTAAAGAAAAACACCGTTAGTGATATGTAACCATTGAGGTTGAAGAATGCATATCCTATCTTTGACCTATCCCTTGAAACTATTAAGTGCTCCTTAACCATAAAAACAGCTGAAATCAGTATTCCTAAGTAGTAGAGAAGTCCCAAATCTTCCATCAAACCAACAGAAATGAGACCCAATAGTGTTATCAGGTGAAAGAGTTTTGAGAGAAGGAGAGCTCTATCCTCTCCCAACTTTGAAGGAATTGAGTAGATTCCCTCTCTCCTGTCAAACTCCACATCCTGAAGGGCATAGATAATGTCAAACCCTGCAATCCAGAATGCAACAGAAATAAACAACAGTATTCCAGTCAAATCAAACGTTCCCCTTATTGCTATCCATGCTCCCAAGGGAGCAAGGGCAACGGCAATTCCAAGAACTATGTGACACAATGCAGTAAATCTCTTTGTAAAGGAGTAGAGAGTCAGAATGAAAATAGCCAATGGAGAAAGTTCAAAGGCAAGTTTGTTAAGCTTGTATGCCGAGTAAACCATAACAGCAAAGCCTAAAACAGCAAGAACATAAGCTTCTGTCCTCTTAACAATCCCCCTTGGAATGTGTCTATTCGCAGTTCTCGGGTTCTTTGCATCAATCTCAGCATCTATTGCCCTGTTTAAACTCATTGCAGCAGTTCTTGCTCCAAAGAGGGCAACGGATATCCAGAAGAGCTGATAGAGTGAGGGAATTCCTTTGGCAGCAATGAGTGCCGCTGTAAGGGCAAATGGAAGGGCAAAAACGGTATGTTCAACCTTTATAAGCTCCATGTAGTTCTTTATCTTTCCAAAAATTTCTTCCATTACCCTTCTTCCTCAATGAGTTCAATACACTCACCTACGTTATTAAAAACATAATCGGGCCTAAGGTTTTTCTCTATTGAGTTAAGGATTGAAATATCCCTGTACTTCCCACTTAGAACGAAAACTGTCTTAAACCCTACTCTCCTCTTTCCCTCTGCAAGGTCTGTGAATGGGTCATCGCTCACCATGTAAACCTTTTCAGGTTCAGAGATTCCTAATAGCTCAAAAGCTCTTTTAAAGTACTCCTCAGAGGGTTTTCCAAATGAAACCACAGTTTTATTTCCTGCGTACGACAGCGCAGTTGCAAGGGCTCCAACGCTCGGCCCCACGAGCCCATCGGGGTCAAGAATTACCCTGTTCATATGGAAGGAAAAGAGCTTTGCGTTTTCAAGAACCAAAGCTGAAGTTGCTATCTTGAGTTTTTCGTAGTTAATCTCCCTGTCCCTTCCGACAACAACAGCATCAACCCTATGGTCGTTCCTTACCTCAAATCCCTCCTCCCTGAAAAACTCCTTAATCTTCTCCGTTCCTAAAAAGTAGAGTCTTTTAACGTTCTCTTTTCTTAAAAACTCTCTGGCCAAAAGTGAGGGAGAGAGAAGTTTTCTCCTGTTAACATTAAATCCCTTCTCCTTCAGTATCTCTATTAAAACGTCTGGCTTTTCCGTCGAGTTGTTTGTTGCAACTATCCAGGGAATGCCTTTTCTGTCTAAATATTCAGTAAACTCTAAAGCCTCTAAAAATGGGGTGTAACTTTTATCCCTCACCAAGGTTCCCTCAAGGTCTAAAAGGAAACCTACCATTTAATCCTCCCATCCTTTAATCTCGGCGATTATACACTACCAAATTTAAAAAAAATCGGCTAACTTTTAAGGGGCAAACTTGGTAAGGAGAGAGATATGGCAGAGGAGAGAATTTTAGAGCAGAGAAAGGAAAAAGTAGAGAAACTGAAGGAACTTGGTTATGAACCCTACGCATACAGGTACGAAACAAACGCAAAGGCGGGAGAACTCTTAGAGAAGTTCGGAAGAGTTAAGGAAGGAGAGGAAAGGGAGAATGAGGAGCTCCCGAAAGATGAGTTTTCATTGGCCGGAAGAATAATGTCAATGAGAGTTATGGGAAAGGCCGCCTTTTTCCACATTCAGGATGAGAGCGGAAGGATTCAGTGTTACATAAGGAAGGACTCCGTTGGAGAGGAGTTCTACAACAAGGTATTTAAGAAGCTCATAGACATTGGGGATATTGTAGGAGTGAGGGGAACACTGTTTAGGACGAGAACAGGGGAGCTCACTCTTGAAGTA
This region includes:
- the mnmE gene encoding tRNA uridine-5-carboxymethylaminomethyl(34) synthesis GTPase MnmE — translated: MRDYLCEDTIAAIGTPLGKGAIGIVRISGKRALPILKEVFRRKSGERVESFENRKMTYGIVVDEFEEPIDEVLVVFMGAPYTFTGEDVAEIHCHGGIVVTRKVLREVLKRGARLAEPGEFTMRAFLHGKIDLTQAEAINELIEARSELYAKVAVKQLEGSLSNKIREIRDRLLETKAFIEAAVDFPDEEIEILETGKIKEKLFEVKDEIEKLLKTYREGRLIKEGIKVAIVGRPNVGKSSLLNAILMEERAIVTEIPGTTRDVIEETVTFKGLPLRLVDTAGIREAGDIVEKIGIEKSIEKLKEADVVLFVIDGSAGFVEDDRRILKLIENRDNVILVINKKDAGLRVKCEKLRNLFKHCVEISAKNLDGIDELAERIMELVVLEPESILDGNEVVLTSERHYELLKRAKESLDKVLTSIDSGYESPEFLSIDIDEALKSLGEIVGEVTTEDMYDIIFSRFCIGK
- a CDS encoding M23 family metallopeptidase translates to MKDGKDKFQIILIKDELANYLRLSISKKVLLTFVSILSISFVFFAFYSVYAFLKLKKYNSEKKVLLSNIESLERNLNEVKRENSQLHEKVSILEKERRETVQELARRIEIINSLMKKVGLNVKEKGGEGGLSIPLSKIFTEDDVDFDSRDVIKQIDSLIKRFNHVPIGYPTYGRITSPYGLRVNPVTGKLEFHLGVDIANYWGTPIRTPADGRVIKAGKCGLMGRCIEIDHGNGVRTYFGHMSKLLVRKGQFVKKGEIIGLMGSTGRSTGPHLHYTIKVNGKIVNPKLFLEAVRNVRKKEGR
- a CDS encoding bactofilin family protein — protein: MLGKKKEGEAGEVKSILSEGLKIEGNIISEGKIRIDGIVEGDVKGDFVVLGETSKIRGNLKVKNLISMGEVEGNILAEYVEIKKSSRIKGDITTQSLSVEPGASIEGSVKSGNFVSSSSEIEE
- a CDS encoding 6-carboxyhexanoate--CoA ligase, with the protein product MEKLFSIKMRSSKEGIHISGAERIVPEHQVEEVVGELYWRAREHSRGEADFISIKVEKLKEKPVYLKAPPIYELKTELPIEEVLTLLFRRACIPENLGLSIYSLILRGASPSGRVMRGAMIVEVPSGRRLEPDRERGVRASYLDISKEATRKLKKSAGDRFTENLKEALTLTTKILNYPGVLGELCVSDDPDYTTGYFSIPKVGYFRIFNLKPKGFPFGGRAIFVKEKINVEEFIEYLEKKPIIVSEVVGYSSISLDEETKFPDLTLPSIDAPGSTDKL
- a CDS encoding mechanosensitive ion channel family protein, with translation MFSLIQKNFSDLLSSVPWLKPEYLFFFLFLILSLIPLYGKKIIKRFLLRLALIDKKVTKGEKIIIGLSSWISYFFSMLFLNLAIVQLPVPVKLMKIFNLIFFILYVSIATFISIKLVDLILEKLSQKVRKSVAVNEAPLVDTYYSMISKVINVFIVLIALIAVLDRLGFNVTSLVASLGVGSLAVGLAAQDTVKNFISGILLVTDRQFRIGDRVYIKDIDVEGYVYDIGLRTTRILTISGNNLITVPNSKLTEGIIENSLYPDPKVKDFVEVGVSYTSDVDKVKEFLLKAASEIDGVLNNPPPSVYFTQFGDSALIFKLIYYVEGKDIAFDVKSKLHERINKLFRENGVEIPFPQNDLWFRNPLKVVLNGEALQHKDEEL
- the dtd gene encoding D-aminoacyl-tRNA deacylase, whose product is MKACIQRVLSGKVVVGGETVSEIGQGLVVLVGFEKGDLKSFVEKMADKVVNLRIFEDSLGKMNLSVKDINGEILAVPNFTLAADCRKGRRPSFQSSEEPIRAEEFFNLFVEECKRREVPVKTGIFGADMKVHLINDGPVTIILTNDDIK
- a CDS encoding MarC family protein; this encodes MAFLKFLISLVSIIDPIFAAILVATIVTSAKEVKKIAFKSSLTVLIASIVTIIAGDTLLKLLGVNIYSIKIFGGLILLHMAFQMLQAHPPKTKHTDREESATAEKDDISVIPIGIPILFGPGAFTALLIFKEEVHSLSGLFQLFLAVVISVFVIYFFILNSAWFSRRLGKTGIGVTVRIFGLFVGALGSQFIVDGIKHLWIQG
- a CDS encoding UbiA-like polyprenyltransferase, translated to MEEIFGKIKNYMELIKVEHTVFALPFALTAALIAAKGIPSLYQLFWISVALFGARTAAMSLNRAIDAEIDAKNPRTANRHIPRGIVKRTEAYVLAVLGFAVMVYSAYKLNKLAFELSPLAIFILTLYSFTKRFTALCHIVLGIAVALAPLGAWIAIRGTFDLTGILLFISVAFWIAGFDIIYALQDVEFDRREGIYSIPSKLGEDRALLLSKLFHLITLLGLISVGLMEDLGLLYYLGILISAVFMVKEHLIVSRDRSKIGYAFFNLNGYISLTVFFFTLADFLWRKSWHF
- a CDS encoding HAD-IIA family hydrolase, yielding MVGFLLDLEGTLVRDKSYTPFLEALEFTEYLDRKGIPWIVATNNSTEKPDVLIEILKEKGFNVNRRKLLSPSLLAREFLRKENVKRLYFLGTEKIKEFFREEGFEVRNDHRVDAVVVGRDREINYEKLKIATSALVLENAKLFSFHMNRVILDPDGLVGPSVGALATALSYAGNKTVVSFGKPSEEYFKRAFELLGISEPEKVYMVSDDPFTDLAEGKRRVGFKTVFVLSGKYRDISILNSIEKNLRPDYVFNNVGECIELIEEEG